Proteins co-encoded in one Pyxidicoccus xibeiensis genomic window:
- a CDS encoding fatty acid desaturase — protein sequence MVQVLGTVGAYLLLLGASYLCLASSLTGGLALAVLAGVALVRVFILQHDCSHRSLFRRPATNDRVGTVLGLLTLAPHAYWRAMHLVHHSTSGDLERRGTGDIVTMTADEYRALKPAARLRYRLYRHPAVLLGVGPVFQFLLRFRLPGIVAKERRPERRSIAVTNLGLVALHLAFLAFGDWPRWLVVHLVVTQVAAGLGIWLFFVQHQLEQPYWVPRARWSLRDSALKGSSYLMLPRVLEWTFGAINLHHVHHLRPQVPGYLLRGYMEQHGLGGEGVRLGALESLRAFRLKVYDEAAGRMTGFPPTPPRSASALLTAPSTAPAGRMDGLLTLSGEEH from the coding sequence GTGGTCCAGGTCCTGGGGACGGTGGGCGCCTACCTGCTGCTGCTGGGGGCGAGCTACCTCTGCCTCGCGTCATCCCTGACAGGGGGGCTCGCGTTGGCGGTGCTCGCGGGCGTCGCGCTGGTCCGGGTCTTCATCCTCCAGCACGACTGCTCGCACCGCTCGCTGTTCCGCCGCCCCGCGACGAATGACCGGGTGGGGACGGTGCTGGGGCTGCTGACGCTGGCGCCCCACGCGTACTGGCGGGCCATGCACCTGGTCCACCACAGCACCAGCGGGGACCTGGAGCGGCGGGGCACGGGGGACATCGTGACGATGACCGCCGACGAGTACCGCGCGCTGAAGCCCGCCGCGCGCCTGCGCTACCGCCTGTACCGTCACCCCGCCGTCCTGCTGGGCGTGGGGCCTGTCTTCCAGTTCCTGCTGCGCTTCCGCCTGCCCGGCATCGTCGCGAAGGAGCGCAGGCCGGAGCGCCGCTCCATCGCCGTGACGAACCTGGGGCTCGTGGCCCTGCACCTCGCGTTCCTCGCCTTCGGTGACTGGCCCCGGTGGCTCGTCGTGCACCTGGTCGTCACCCAGGTGGCCGCGGGGCTCGGCATCTGGCTCTTCTTCGTCCAGCACCAGCTCGAGCAGCCCTACTGGGTGCCCCGTGCGCGGTGGTCCCTGCGGGACTCGGCGCTGAAGGGGAGCAGCTACCTGATGCTGCCACGCGTGCTCGAGTGGACCTTCGGGGCCATCAACCTGCACCACGTCCACCACCTGAGGCCCCAGGTGCCCGGCTACCTGCTGCGCGGCTACATGGAGCAGCACGGCCTGGGCGGCGAGGGCGTGCGCCTGGGCGCCCTGGAGTCGCTGCGAGCCTTCCGCCTCAAGGTCTACGACGAGGCCGCGGGCCGGATGACCGGCTTTCCCCCCACCCCACCCCGGAGCGCGAGCGCGCTCCTGACGGCCCCGTCCACCGCGCCCGCGGGCCGGATGGACGGCCTGCTCACCCTCTCCGGCGAGGAGCACTGA
- the sitI6 gene encoding SitI6 family double-CXXCG motif immunity protein: MPRFFELTRDKAMWARFKGDFDAAHKWHLPGVRCDTCGVTWGSSGHQYPGVDLSYLTERESFRSRPVSVAEFERLRELVRPLAPPNAKLPPGTSLGALAGTASGKFGPFTSQDDILWLVHRDALEHLQAEGVRGLLGCRTELRFRSKDAPELLELQVEPHGRLHPDCLPPDLPPPCATCDRQAFRLPDDPILDAATLPTDLDLFRVGNFATVMIGTERLMEALRRLKLDGITFRELPTR, encoded by the coding sequence ATGCCCCGCTTCTTTGAACTCACGAGAGACAAGGCCATGTGGGCGCGCTTCAAGGGAGACTTCGACGCTGCCCACAAGTGGCACCTGCCCGGCGTGAGGTGCGACACCTGCGGAGTCACGTGGGGAAGTTCAGGTCACCAGTATCCGGGAGTCGACCTGTCGTACCTGACGGAGCGAGAGAGTTTCCGTTCCAGACCGGTCTCTGTCGCGGAGTTCGAGCGACTTCGGGAGCTTGTGCGTCCCCTGGCGCCTCCGAACGCGAAGCTTCCACCCGGCACGAGCCTGGGGGCGCTGGCAGGTACGGCCTCCGGGAAGTTCGGCCCTTTCACCTCCCAGGATGACATCCTGTGGCTTGTGCACAGGGATGCACTGGAGCACCTGCAGGCGGAAGGTGTGCGCGGACTGCTCGGCTGCCGCACGGAGCTGCGATTTCGCAGCAAGGACGCACCAGAGTTGCTGGAGCTTCAGGTGGAGCCGCACGGCCGGCTGCACCCGGACTGCCTTCCCCCAGACCTGCCACCGCCTTGCGCCACCTGTGACCGGCAAGCCTTCCGGCTGCCAGATGACCCCATCCTGGACGCAGCGACCCTGCCCACGGACCTGGACCTGTTCCGGGTGGGCAACTTCGCCACGGTGATGATTGGCACCGAGCGGCTCATGGAGGCCTTACGCCGCCTCAAGTTGGACGGCATCACCTTCAGAGAGCTGCCTACGCGCTAG
- a CDS encoding serpin family protein produces MTARPSWSWSPRILTALLLLAGCSSEDKDEQSFPEPPGELVASDLQRARSPNVAAEDLAAVVAGNTDFGAALYRLSTRPGENLFFSPYSITQAFGMTYAGARGNTEAQMAQALRFVSQDRFHPALNALDLKLHDRAEHPNQPGSPPTLRVVNALWGQKGRTFEPAFLDTLAVNYGAGMRVVDFSTESESIRSRINGWVKDLTEGRIQGLLPEGSVTPDTSLVMANALYFKGAWAVPFTEGGTRSAPFYRLDGSQQQVQMMGGADGLLSYGKGDGYEALALAYSGQSFRMLLVIPDSGRFTEVESRLSASFLSEVRSKLERDRFYLRMPKFRVETRLSLVEPLKALGLVDAFTGASDMSGMTKEEALAIQSAEHKAFVAVDEKGTEAAAATAIGMVPVSMPPELVVDRPFLFLIEDVDTQAVLFMGRIVNPSP; encoded by the coding sequence ATGACCGCACGTCCTTCCTGGAGCTGGAGTCCTCGCATCCTCACCGCCCTGCTGCTGCTGGCGGGGTGTTCCTCCGAGGACAAAGATGAGCAGTCGTTCCCCGAGCCGCCGGGAGAGCTCGTCGCCTCGGACCTGCAGCGGGCGCGCTCGCCGAACGTCGCGGCCGAGGACCTGGCCGCCGTCGTCGCGGGCAACACCGACTTCGGCGCGGCCCTGTACCGGCTGAGCACGCGTCCGGGGGAGAACCTCTTCTTCTCGCCGTACAGCATCACCCAGGCCTTCGGCATGACGTACGCGGGCGCCCGGGGCAACACCGAGGCGCAGATGGCGCAGGCGCTGCGCTTCGTGTCGCAGGACCGCTTCCACCCGGCGCTGAACGCGCTCGACCTGAAGCTCCATGACCGCGCCGAGCACCCGAACCAGCCGGGCTCGCCGCCCACGCTGCGGGTGGTGAATGCCCTCTGGGGCCAGAAGGGACGCACGTTCGAGCCTGCCTTCCTGGACACGCTCGCCGTCAACTACGGGGCGGGGATGCGCGTGGTGGACTTCTCGACCGAGTCCGAGTCCATCCGCTCCCGCATCAACGGCTGGGTGAAGGACCTGACGGAGGGCCGCATCCAGGGTTTGCTCCCGGAGGGCTCGGTGACGCCGGACACGAGCCTGGTGATGGCCAACGCGCTCTACTTCAAGGGCGCGTGGGCGGTGCCATTCACCGAGGGTGGGACGCGCAGCGCCCCGTTCTACCGCCTGGACGGGAGCCAGCAGCAGGTCCAGATGATGGGGGGCGCGGACGGGCTCCTCTCGTACGGAAAGGGCGACGGCTATGAGGCCCTCGCGCTGGCGTACTCGGGCCAGTCGTTCCGCATGCTGCTCGTCATTCCGGACAGCGGCCGGTTCACGGAGGTGGAGTCGCGGCTCTCGGCGAGCTTCCTCTCCGAGGTCCGCTCGAAGCTGGAGAGGGACCGCTTCTACCTCCGGATGCCGAAGTTCCGGGTGGAGACGCGGCTCTCGCTGGTGGAGCCGCTGAAGGCGCTCGGGCTGGTGGATGCCTTCACCGGCGCCTCGGACATGTCGGGGATGACGAAGGAGGAGGCACTGGCCATCCAGTCGGCCGAGCACAAGGCGTTCGTGGCCGTGGACGAGAAGGGCACGGAGGCCGCCGCCGCCACGGCCATCGGCATGGTACCGGTGTCGATGCCGCCGGAGCTCGTCGTGGACCGCCCCTTCCTCTTCCTCATCGAGGACGTGGACACCCAGGCGGTCCTCTTCATGGGACGCATCGTCAACCCCAGCCCCTGA
- a CDS encoding papain-like cysteine protease family protein has translation MAQYKASKRKWYEEKFLLPWPAENGDAKASLVVEEIGQVAGLDVHLTVFKSTWTYRFQHHHGLETIFDRIFGSGTGGVHVTLELPGEGGQPSTQGIHCYIGGPNQGRTDEERVALEALLEEQVTRLKGIIQTALNEFDEFVWEGCDDPDDAFAFLACDTRHDGFELLARIMSARHGMKVVYPAQSDLALLWATPSLHPMQALQNCHQRLIRDSVRGLGTDEASAKESVEMGKYFYFTATPPKAMGLAKDAPADTPTLLEELESTLDKLERELPTLPKEAAPPHLEKVNEQLWSLRKAFDKKASEADAATAVELKKRAKWYPLLADAERQLKGFKKQMEAAALDAEPAEKLEEVRARLARAQRNLSLAHAGMCSIQNFHTIEPFYLFRLLVKFQVQSKTPIPPADRTKLSSSLTGGLHNSPHMAWLFTWLRDRLVVLDAALRKACPKKGPVSKQWPDGEPAVVFYLKGGRAAKYLQDRATEGENDWDTNIVINPNLKAGDWYRTFLAVHNTVLAFLEESKRLFAVRVHQRDAYEGMTKALTALDKAEQDQRAKDQEKARAKKDEHEAQLMPDLQEDDVHVSDEDERLYEQAVKQLKALALSDRLRNEETGSLLEELEKENLKAELIDIGIPRRDTVEAFEQWFNVCPRVIVRGDVPIPGHLYYLAEFVTMIREAFMDKSISIRKIPIRVERLLEVLLMASADLDRLIGEEKEHVPQMLAPSLAEVGKLPLHLKRLLTLLVKQLADAYELAEDPGLAKCFDTTFKAALPQRAAKAKYPKSLTDSIAAYAPYGSNAKNKEVADAIGFVQWMAETYGTHLKEERARFIQEQRKWFVHFIKAIYTGSIFALGEDLQVQFAVSGAFAAQLHAKYARFERLEELEPVKRVDIKLFCTPGTKPGATVDAAAVLELIEPIISTYLQNTATKAPHYHVVRGAPGTLYFQWPEAVKFAEGMEYQPIVMKLSVEACEESWPQLAFIQGLPVLGLRDLIWEYKRRAGHVEETFTQRSLKTAIDALMDILTRFESPSSEEAWSPTQPAVVESEVSPDDDDKDDADAEELPWTTVEVPRLDFIPQQKANWCWAATSLMMRKFYLKDTSTLEDVVREVHPGLEDEQSSLRLARLKPQGQVEGRILSWEEIKAQLDAKKPFIIARGGHYWACYGYQERRAEKRLLYWDPLPPETGAKSQMTYAQYQAHMLAGGATAQAFEIQPWKVLIPLQIDEKSYQQGSQKMYLRPVQNRLRVASSELRVRHARNSVGGVGAVIQTLRFRGLPAEFEWDMKVAEEHWAVDTQRMSVVLEVEATLSQEQRPVLAGTTQLSVGIEKPS, from the coding sequence ATGGCCCAGTACAAGGCAAGCAAGCGGAAGTGGTACGAGGAGAAGTTCCTGCTCCCGTGGCCCGCGGAGAACGGCGACGCGAAGGCCAGCCTCGTGGTGGAGGAGATTGGCCAGGTGGCCGGCCTGGACGTCCACCTCACCGTTTTCAAGTCCACCTGGACCTACCGCTTCCAGCACCATCACGGCCTGGAGACCATCTTCGACCGCATCTTCGGAAGCGGCACCGGTGGCGTCCACGTCACGCTGGAGCTGCCGGGGGAAGGCGGCCAGCCGAGCACGCAGGGCATCCACTGCTACATCGGCGGGCCGAACCAGGGACGCACTGACGAAGAGCGCGTGGCGCTGGAGGCGCTGCTCGAAGAGCAGGTGACTCGGCTGAAGGGCATCATCCAGACCGCCCTGAACGAGTTCGACGAGTTCGTCTGGGAGGGCTGCGACGACCCGGATGATGCCTTCGCCTTCCTGGCCTGTGACACCCGCCACGACGGCTTCGAGCTGCTCGCCCGCATCATGTCCGCGCGGCACGGCATGAAGGTGGTGTACCCGGCGCAGTCGGACCTCGCCCTCCTCTGGGCGACGCCCTCGCTGCATCCCATGCAGGCGCTGCAGAACTGCCACCAGCGCCTGATTCGCGACTCCGTGCGGGGACTGGGCACGGACGAGGCCTCGGCGAAAGAGTCCGTGGAGATGGGGAAGTACTTCTACTTCACCGCGACCCCCCCGAAGGCCATGGGGCTGGCCAAGGACGCACCCGCGGACACGCCGACGCTGCTCGAGGAGCTGGAGAGCACCCTCGACAAGCTGGAGCGCGAGCTGCCCACGCTTCCCAAGGAGGCCGCCCCCCCGCATCTGGAGAAGGTCAACGAGCAGCTCTGGAGCCTGCGGAAGGCCTTCGACAAGAAGGCCTCGGAGGCGGACGCGGCCACGGCCGTCGAGCTCAAGAAGCGGGCGAAGTGGTACCCCCTGCTCGCGGACGCGGAGCGACAGCTCAAGGGCTTCAAGAAGCAGATGGAGGCCGCCGCCCTGGACGCTGAGCCCGCGGAGAAGCTGGAGGAGGTCCGGGCCCGGCTCGCCCGCGCGCAGCGCAACCTCTCCCTGGCGCATGCCGGCATGTGCAGCATCCAGAACTTCCACACCATCGAGCCGTTCTATCTCTTCCGGCTCCTGGTGAAGTTCCAGGTGCAGTCGAAGACGCCCATCCCGCCCGCCGACCGCACGAAGCTCAGCAGCTCGCTGACGGGCGGCCTGCACAACAGCCCCCACATGGCCTGGCTCTTCACCTGGCTGCGGGACAGGCTGGTGGTGCTGGACGCGGCGCTCCGCAAGGCCTGCCCGAAGAAGGGGCCCGTCTCCAAGCAGTGGCCCGACGGCGAGCCGGCGGTGGTCTTCTATCTCAAGGGCGGCCGCGCGGCGAAGTACCTCCAGGACCGCGCCACGGAGGGAGAGAACGACTGGGACACGAACATCGTCATCAATCCCAACCTCAAGGCGGGCGACTGGTACCGGACCTTCCTCGCGGTGCACAACACGGTGCTCGCCTTCCTGGAGGAGTCCAAGCGGCTGTTCGCCGTCCGCGTCCATCAGCGCGATGCCTACGAGGGGATGACGAAGGCCCTCACGGCGCTGGACAAGGCCGAGCAGGACCAGCGCGCCAAGGACCAGGAGAAGGCCAGGGCAAAGAAGGACGAGCACGAAGCCCAGCTGATGCCGGATCTCCAGGAAGACGACGTCCACGTCTCCGATGAGGACGAGCGCCTCTATGAGCAGGCCGTGAAGCAGCTCAAGGCCCTGGCCCTCTCGGACCGCCTGCGCAACGAGGAGACGGGCTCCCTGCTGGAGGAGCTGGAGAAGGAGAACCTCAAGGCGGAGCTCATCGACATCGGAATCCCCCGCCGGGACACCGTGGAGGCCTTCGAGCAATGGTTCAACGTCTGCCCCCGAGTCATCGTCCGCGGCGACGTCCCCATCCCCGGGCACCTCTATTACCTCGCGGAGTTCGTGACGATGATTCGCGAGGCCTTCATGGACAAGAGCATCTCCATCCGGAAGATTCCCATCCGCGTGGAGCGCCTGCTGGAGGTCCTCCTCATGGCGTCCGCCGACCTCGACCGGTTGATTGGCGAGGAGAAGGAGCACGTGCCGCAGATGCTGGCTCCCTCGCTGGCCGAGGTGGGAAAGCTCCCGCTGCACCTGAAGCGGCTGCTCACCCTCCTCGTCAAGCAGCTCGCGGACGCATACGAGCTGGCGGAGGACCCCGGCCTGGCGAAGTGCTTCGACACGACGTTCAAGGCGGCGCTGCCCCAGCGTGCGGCCAAGGCGAAGTACCCCAAGTCCCTGACTGACTCGATTGCCGCGTACGCGCCCTACGGCAGCAACGCGAAGAACAAGGAGGTGGCGGATGCGATTGGCTTCGTCCAATGGATGGCGGAGACCTACGGCACCCACCTCAAGGAGGAGCGGGCCCGCTTCATCCAGGAGCAGCGCAAGTGGTTCGTCCACTTCATCAAGGCCATCTACACCGGCTCCATCTTCGCGCTGGGAGAGGACCTCCAGGTGCAGTTCGCCGTGAGCGGCGCCTTCGCGGCGCAGCTGCACGCGAAGTACGCGCGGTTCGAGCGGCTGGAGGAGCTGGAGCCCGTGAAGCGGGTGGACATCAAGCTCTTCTGCACGCCCGGGACGAAGCCGGGCGCCACGGTGGACGCGGCCGCCGTGCTGGAGCTCATCGAGCCCATCATCTCCACGTACCTCCAGAACACCGCGACCAAGGCACCGCACTACCACGTCGTCCGCGGGGCCCCGGGGACGCTCTACTTCCAGTGGCCGGAGGCGGTGAAGTTCGCGGAGGGCATGGAGTACCAGCCCATCGTGATGAAGCTCTCCGTGGAGGCGTGCGAGGAGAGCTGGCCCCAGCTGGCCTTCATCCAGGGGCTGCCCGTCCTCGGGCTGCGAGACCTCATCTGGGAGTACAAGCGTCGCGCGGGGCACGTGGAGGAGACGTTCACCCAGCGCTCGCTGAAGACGGCCATCGACGCGCTGATGGACATCCTGACGCGCTTCGAGAGCCCCAGCTCGGAAGAGGCGTGGAGCCCCACCCAGCCAGCCGTCGTCGAGTCGGAGGTCTCACCCGACGACGACGACAAGGACGACGCCGACGCCGAAGAGCTTCCGTGGACGACCGTGGAGGTGCCGAGGCTGGACTTCATCCCGCAGCAGAAGGCCAACTGGTGCTGGGCGGCCACCAGCCTGATGATGCGGAAGTTCTACCTGAAGGACACGAGCACGCTCGAGGACGTGGTGCGCGAGGTCCATCCCGGGCTGGAGGACGAGCAGAGCTCGCTCCGGCTCGCCCGGCTCAAGCCCCAGGGACAGGTGGAGGGGCGCATCCTCTCGTGGGAGGAAATCAAGGCGCAGCTCGATGCGAAGAAGCCCTTCATCATCGCCAGGGGTGGTCACTACTGGGCCTGCTACGGCTACCAGGAGCGGCGTGCGGAGAAGCGGCTGCTCTACTGGGACCCGCTCCCCCCGGAGACCGGGGCCAAGAGCCAGATGACCTACGCGCAGTATCAAGCGCACATGCTGGCCGGTGGCGCGACGGCCCAGGCCTTCGAAATCCAACCGTGGAAGGTGCTCATCCCCCTCCAGATAGACGAGAAGAGCTACCAGCAGGGCAGCCAGAAGATGTACCTGCGCCCGGTGCAGAACCGGCTCCGCGTCGCCAGCTCGGAGCTGCGCGTCCGGCATGCACGCAACTCGGTCGGCGGCGTGGGCGCCGTCATCCAGACGCTCCGGTTCAGGGGCCTGCCCGCGGAGTTCGAGTGGGACATGAAGGTCGCCGAGGAACACTGGGCCGTGGACACACAGCGCATGTCCGTCGTGCTGGAGGTCGAGGCGACGCTGTCGCAGGAGCAGCGCCCCGTGCTGGCCGGAACGACCCAGCTCTCCGTGGGCATCGAGAAGCCCTCGTAG
- a CDS encoding ArnT family glycosyltransferase, which produces MASEGEQQAQTFSEAVLGKETFSTKWAQRWLALPSSTRVVLSTAGFAALLFLPYLGAVGLWDCWETHYGEVARMMIERRDYVYPFWEGAYFFSKPPLTMWMQALGMQVVGTVRTDGALGLFTEWGMRVPFALLSIAAVALLSLAVSRVVNRRAGLATGFILATMPLYFLLTRQTVTDTPFVTTLICAMACALIGQLDETTKHRSAWWYGFYFFAGLGTLAKGLLGVGLPAVILVLYAALAVIPWDGASLESHLKWLTRRAFRKDVREGRQPMPVLWGQMFRMHLGTGILVFFAVAAPWYVTLSLFESVDDEGKLFWYRFFVHDHLNRLTAGVYTTTPGGTFIYFIEQGGYAIFPWVALLPGAFAVVARLKLRSEKKADHLAVIAVLWVAFSFWLLASSATKFHHYVFPVLPGLAILLALFADRLWEEGISAHAVSLIFGLVLFILVGKDLSDNPKHFTDLFVFNYDRAYPHDLVTKPIAFFSSRPLWTGDLVTLVLLAFGIYLSFDAFSPRAKDKASPGSRAVALGVLLAGVATLGAVASQAQVSASALLGLALSGVAGFLGWQSTRPGTQGRSSPRTVAGLVAVAGVALAVLGFRAPVAEDSVLRALSEPVNIKSTLGFTFAVAGAMAVVASLLRARVMLFGTFWALAAGVALWFNWSHWVDLSHHWTQRDLFWRYYAQRKADEPIVAYMMNWRGETFYSSNTVEQYRSSDASTRMRNLAMRPGREWVLVEHNRLNLLRTSVGSGKVVTPVDRDINNKFVLVTID; this is translated from the coding sequence GTGGCGAGCGAAGGCGAACAGCAGGCGCAGACCTTCTCCGAGGCCGTTCTCGGGAAGGAGACCTTCTCGACGAAGTGGGCCCAGCGCTGGCTGGCGCTGCCGTCCAGCACCCGCGTCGTGCTCTCCACGGCCGGCTTCGCGGCCCTGCTCTTCCTGCCCTACCTGGGGGCGGTGGGGCTGTGGGACTGCTGGGAGACGCACTACGGCGAGGTGGCTCGGATGATGATCGAGCGCCGCGACTACGTGTACCCCTTCTGGGAAGGCGCGTATTTCTTCTCCAAGCCGCCGCTGACCATGTGGATGCAGGCGCTGGGCATGCAGGTGGTGGGCACCGTGCGCACCGACGGCGCGCTGGGCCTGTTCACCGAGTGGGGCATGCGCGTGCCCTTCGCCCTGCTGAGCATCGCCGCGGTGGCGCTGCTGTCGCTGGCCGTGTCGCGGGTGGTGAACCGGCGCGCGGGCCTGGCCACCGGCTTCATCCTGGCCACCATGCCGCTGTACTTCCTGCTCACCCGGCAGACGGTGACGGACACGCCCTTCGTCACCACGCTCATCTGCGCCATGGCGTGCGCGCTCATCGGCCAGCTGGATGAGACGACGAAGCACCGCTCCGCGTGGTGGTACGGCTTCTACTTCTTCGCCGGCCTGGGCACGCTGGCCAAGGGCCTGCTGGGCGTGGGCCTGCCCGCCGTCATCCTGGTGCTCTACGCGGCGCTGGCCGTCATCCCCTGGGACGGCGCCAGCCTGGAGTCCCACCTCAAGTGGCTGACGCGCCGCGCCTTCCGCAAGGACGTGCGCGAGGGCCGCCAGCCGATGCCGGTGCTCTGGGGGCAGATGTTCCGGATGCACCTGGGCACGGGCATCCTCGTCTTCTTCGCGGTGGCCGCGCCCTGGTACGTCACCCTGTCGCTCTTCGAGAGCGTGGACGACGAGGGCAAGCTCTTCTGGTACCGCTTCTTCGTCCACGACCACCTCAACCGCCTCACCGCGGGCGTGTACACCACCACGCCGGGCGGCACGTTCATCTACTTCATCGAGCAGGGCGGCTACGCCATCTTCCCCTGGGTGGCCCTGCTGCCCGGCGCCTTCGCCGTCGTCGCGCGGCTCAAGCTGCGCTCGGAGAAGAAGGCGGACCACCTGGCCGTCATCGCCGTGCTGTGGGTGGCCTTCTCCTTCTGGTTGCTGGCCTCCAGCGCCACGAAGTTCCACCACTACGTCTTCCCGGTGCTGCCGGGCCTGGCCATCCTGCTGGCCCTCTTCGCGGACCGGCTGTGGGAGGAGGGCATCTCCGCCCACGCGGTGAGCCTCATCTTCGGCCTCGTCCTCTTCATCCTCGTGGGCAAGGACCTGTCGGACAACCCGAAGCACTTCACCGACCTGTTCGTCTTCAACTACGACCGGGCCTACCCGCACGACCTGGTGACCAAGCCCATCGCCTTCTTCTCCTCGCGCCCGCTGTGGACGGGCGACCTGGTGACGCTGGTGCTGCTGGCCTTCGGCATCTACCTCTCCTTCGACGCCTTCTCGCCGCGCGCGAAGGACAAGGCCTCACCGGGCTCGCGCGCGGTGGCGCTGGGCGTCCTGCTCGCGGGTGTGGCCACGCTGGGCGCGGTGGCGTCGCAGGCGCAGGTGTCGGCGTCGGCGCTGCTGGGGCTCGCGCTTTCGGGCGTGGCCGGCTTCCTCGGCTGGCAGTCCACGCGGCCGGGCACGCAGGGGCGCTCCTCGCCGCGGACGGTGGCGGGGCTCGTCGCGGTGGCGGGCGTGGCGCTGGCGGTGCTCGGCTTCCGCGCGCCGGTGGCGGAGGACTCGGTGCTGCGGGCACTGTCGGAGCCCGTCAACATCAAGAGCACCCTGGGCTTCACCTTCGCGGTGGCCGGCGCCATGGCGGTGGTGGCCTCGCTGCTGCGCGCGCGGGTGATGCTGTTCGGCACCTTCTGGGCGCTGGCGGCGGGCGTGGCCCTCTGGTTCAACTGGAGCCACTGGGTGGACCTGTCCCACCACTGGACGCAGCGCGACCTGTTCTGGCGGTACTACGCGCAGCGCAAGGCGGACGAGCCCATCGTCGCGTACATGATGAACTGGCGCGGCGAGACGTTCTACTCGAGCAACACGGTGGAGCAGTACCGCAGCAGCGACGCCAGCACGCGCATGCGCAACCTGGCCATGCGGCCCGGCCGCGAGTGGGTGCTGGTGGAGCACAATCGCCTCAACCTGCTGCGCACCTCGGTGGGCTCGGGCAAGGTCGTCACCCCCGTGGACCGGGACATCAACAACAAGTTCGTCCTGGTGACCATCGACTGA
- a CDS encoding serine/threonine protein kinase translates to MESDHLNPANLPPGTRIGPWCLLEQRGRGTNGVVYQAQRVDGTPGVVALKLALHPGDARFLREAELLFRLRHPAVPRLLDHGDWQPREGVSYAWLVMEWVEGPSLYAWAQAWRPSSRQVLRLLAQLARALEATHAAGGLHRDVKGDNIRVRSTDAQPFLLDFGSGHHLGAATLTSHPFPPGTPPYRSPEAWRFFLRARKPPAVAYAPGPADDLFALGVTAYRLVTEKYPPSAHPMDDDAWLWRPEELAHWTARVCNPRCSAELSALVARLLSPHPEARGSAREVAEALEQAARNAGHEADVPLFTGEEPRPAGLFPPPQRVTVRPPPRVARWPRLAAAGLAGALALSAGGLLRGSPSEEPAVAHLAEEEESRDGGAVALGDSALMAPVEPERAPSVWASIAQELPPKPFPGQRRPNAKGRCPGKVQVAINGACWRKLPVDVKDCDDWDGVEYKGACYLPAMTRERPATSGPAARDDSP, encoded by the coding sequence ATGGAGTCTGACCACCTCAATCCGGCCAACCTGCCCCCGGGGACGCGCATCGGCCCGTGGTGTCTGCTGGAGCAGCGCGGCCGGGGCACCAATGGCGTCGTCTACCAGGCCCAGCGCGTGGACGGGACTCCAGGCGTCGTGGCCCTCAAGCTGGCCCTGCACCCGGGGGATGCGCGCTTCCTCCGTGAGGCCGAGCTGCTCTTCCGCCTGCGCCACCCCGCTGTCCCCCGCCTGCTGGACCATGGCGACTGGCAGCCGCGCGAGGGCGTCTCCTACGCCTGGCTCGTCATGGAGTGGGTGGAAGGCCCGTCGCTCTATGCGTGGGCCCAGGCCTGGCGCCCGTCTTCACGGCAGGTGCTTCGGCTTCTGGCTCAGCTGGCCCGAGCGCTGGAAGCCACCCATGCGGCCGGAGGCCTCCACCGCGACGTGAAGGGCGACAACATCCGCGTCCGGAGCACGGACGCTCAGCCCTTCCTGCTGGACTTCGGCTCTGGACACCATCTGGGGGCCGCCACGCTCACCTCGCACCCCTTTCCACCCGGCACCCCGCCCTACCGCTCGCCCGAGGCGTGGCGCTTCTTCCTCCGCGCCCGCAAACCCCCGGCCGTCGCATATGCGCCGGGGCCCGCGGATGACCTCTTCGCCCTGGGTGTCACCGCCTATCGCCTGGTCACCGAGAAGTACCCCCCGTCGGCGCACCCGATGGATGACGATGCCTGGCTCTGGCGCCCCGAGGAGCTGGCGCATTGGACGGCGCGAGTCTGCAACCCCCGCTGCAGTGCGGAGCTGAGCGCGCTGGTGGCCCGGCTGCTCTCGCCCCACCCCGAAGCGCGAGGGAGCGCGCGGGAGGTGGCCGAAGCGCTGGAGCAGGCAGCACGCAACGCGGGACACGAGGCGGACGTGCCTCTCTTCACGGGAGAAGAGCCGCGACCCGCGGGCCTCTTTCCCCCTCCCCAGCGCGTCACGGTGCGGCCCCCTCCTCGCGTGGCGAGGTGGCCCCGGCTCGCGGCCGCCGGCCTCGCAGGCGCCCTGGCGCTGAGCGCCGGAGGGCTGCTGAGGGGGAGTCCCTCCGAGGAGCCCGCGGTGGCTCACCTCGCGGAGGAGGAAGAGTCCAGGGATGGCGGCGCCGTGGCCCTCGGGGACTCCGCGCTGATGGCGCCGGTGGAGCCCGAGCGAGCCCCCTCCGTGTGGGCCTCCATCGCGCAGGAGCTGCCCCCGAAACCCTTTCCAGGGCAGCGGCGCCCGAACGCCAAAGGCCGCTGTCCCGGCAAGGTGCAGGTCGCCATCAACGGCGCTTGTTGGAGGAAGCTGCCCGTGGACGTGAAGGATTGTGATGACTGGGACGGCGTTGAATACAAGGGCGCGTGTTACCTCCCCGCGATGACTCGGGAACGCCCTGCCACCTCGGGCCCCGCGGCTCGAGACGACAGTCCATGA